TGTTTATCAGTCATAAATAGAATATCTCGCAAAATTAAGGAAAATAGTTTATCTTTTCTTCTTTCTATGCTAAAGTCTGTTATAAAATTATCCTCAGTATTCCTGATTAATTTAAGATTTATCAACGGTATTTTGTTAACTATTGTAAAGATAAAAACATAAAAAAATACTTTAAAAAACAAGTTGAAAGTAGATTCGCTTATCGGTGAAATCAAGATCAAATTTTTATGCTTAGTCGTCGCTTATTTTTATTAGGTAGTGGAAGTGTTGCACTCTCTAGCGTTTTATCTGGTTGTGAAAGTGCCTCTGATTTATCCATTGCCATTTTAGAAGGTTCACTCCCTAACCAATTAATTACAAATATCAAACAAGAATCAGCAAAATTAGGTATTGTCAGACTAAAACCAGAATCTACCCTAGAAAAACTTTATCAGTCTCTATTGACTCAACAAGAAAAGACAATTAATAACCTTAATAATAATTCCCCAAAATCCACTCTCCAATTATCAATCATCGGCAATAATCAAAGGGAAATCAACAAACAAGATTTAACTACTTTAGGTAACTATTGGCTACCATTTGCCATTGAAAATGAATTAATAGATCCCCTAGACTTAAAAATATTAGAAAATTGGTCTAAATTATCTCCTCTATTCCAAAAGTTAGTTATCAGAAATAATCAGGGCAAATTAGATAATCAAGGTCAAATCTGGGGTGCACCTTACCGTTGGGGATATACTATGATTGCCTACCGAGAAGATAAATTGCAAAATTTAGGATGGCAACCCCAAGACTGGGAAGACTTATGGAAACCAGAAATAAAACACCGTTTTTCCCTTCTCAATCAACCGAGGGAAGTTATTGGTTTAGTGTTAAAAAAACTTGGTTATTCATACAATACAAAGAATCTTAAGCAAATTAATAACCTATTGCCGGAATTAAAAACCCTAAATCAACAAGTCAAATTTTATGATTCTCGTAACTATTTGCAACCTCTGATTTTAGGCGACACATGGTTAGCTGTGGGATGGTCAACGGATATAATTCCCTTAATAGAAAGATACCATAACATTAAAGCAGTAATTCCTCTTTCTGGCACTTCTCTATGGGCAGATATATGGGTAAAACCTCGTAATCAATCATCGGAGTTGGAAAAAATTTATAATTGGATTGATTTTTGTTGGCAGTCAAAATCTGCACGGCAAATTAGTTTATTTAGTAGTGGAATTTCTCCTGTAGAAACAAATTTCTCGGAAACTAATCGTCAAATACCCTTAATGTCTCCCGAAGTTTTAGCAAAAAGCGAATTTATTGAGCCTCTCGAAAGTCAGTTTTTTGCAGAATATGAACAAATATGGACTCAACTATAAATAAAAACAAAAATCGGGATGTGATAAAATTCAAAAATCAGGAATAGACCTCTTACAAAATAAAAATTAGAGAATTATTATGACTCTACTTGGCAATATTATTTGGTTAATCTTTGGCGGTTTTGTGAGTGGATTGGGCTATATTATTGGTGGCTTAAGTCTTTGTTTAACAATTATCGGTATCCCTTTCGGTTTACAAACTATCAAAATTGGCATAGCTACTTTAACTCCTTTTGGTAAAATTAA
This is a stretch of genomic DNA from Cyanobacterium aponinum PCC 10605. It encodes these proteins:
- a CDS encoding extracellular solute-binding protein; its protein translation is MLSRRLFLLGSGSVALSSVLSGCESASDLSIAILEGSLPNQLITNIKQESAKLGIVRLKPESTLEKLYQSLLTQQEKTINNLNNNSPKSTLQLSIIGNNQREINKQDLTTLGNYWLPFAIENELIDPLDLKILENWSKLSPLFQKLVIRNNQGKLDNQGQIWGAPYRWGYTMIAYREDKLQNLGWQPQDWEDLWKPEIKHRFSLLNQPREVIGLVLKKLGYSYNTKNLKQINNLLPELKTLNQQVKFYDSRNYLQPLILGDTWLAVGWSTDIIPLIERYHNIKAVIPLSGTSLWADIWVKPRNQSSELEKIYNWIDFCWQSKSARQISLFSSGISPVETNFSETNRQIPLMSPEVLAKSEFIEPLESQFFAEYEQIWTQL